CTCTGTCTCGCCCTGCGTAAATTCTCAGCCAAATACTTTCTCTAGGAGAAATTTATCCAGCCCTCTATCCATCCTTCCCTTTGCAGCATTTGCCAGCCCATATCCATATTCTTAACCCCTCTCCCCATCGTTCATAATCCCAACCCACCAACAACTCCGCTTAGCCGTGTCCCTCCTGCCTGGGGGAAATCCCTGGTAACCTGCAGAGACAATTTGCCTCTTGTCCTTCAGATTTTATCTGCTGTGACTTGAATAGGGCCCAACCAGCTGCTCACGAGGCACTGATAATACACTGTGGCCAGGAGGCCTGGAGCCACTTGTGTAGTGAGGTTACTGAGAGCTATGAATATGATGGAAACAGCAGAGCTGTTCCCATAACTCACCTTCTCCTGTCCCTAACCCTTCCTCCTCTGACCCAACAATGCCCTCCCCTGAGCTCCCAACATTAGAGATTTGCAGCAATTCCTCACCACTTCCAGTGGTTTATAtattccatcctcctcctcttccttaatACAAATATGGAAGAGACCATGTTTTTATAACAAGACATTCCCTGAACCCAGTGCTTCTGTGTACCTACGGCCAACCCTCTGCAGAGAGGGAAAGATTGAGATGTGATGTTTACACTGAGCCCTGAACTCGAAATGAGATCCACCCTTGGTTCTCAGCAAATTTTGGAtcttattttgagtcaatttccaaataggctctttcgggatttggcactgtctatacagcaccaaatgttgaaatactggGGTGTgtcgaggcatcccttactcctcccgcATTAAGGGGAAGAGGGATGGTGAAATAGCATGCTCGGTATTCAGAAAAATTTGTTTATACACCAGCTGTGCTACTTTCCCACGTCTTTCTGTTTTGCAATACCGTGTGCGTTTCCTAGACGGGGAATTACTATTTCAGGACGCACCGGTATCCTGAAATAATGCCCCACTGTAAACATTGCCAGAGTGAACACACCACAGCTGAGAAACATTAGCCACAAATGGACACCCATAAGGTGCTTTTGGTAGAATTAGGTGTAATGGCCAAGACAGAGGAGAAATTACTCAattagaatagaatagaatagaatagattTCACCTTTCTCTCTTTGTCTCTGGAGTGTAAGATCTTCCAGGCAGACACTTTCTCTCCCTAAGTTCATGGTCCGCACTGTGGGCCCCACCCCAAATGGCATGACGATGACAGAAATATACACTGCACCCAATGGAAGAGAGCAAAGGGAGCTAGTGGATGCCAGGTTTTTTGTCTCAATATGTTGCTCACATTGTTTCTCTGTCCCACCCAGGAATGAGTCCCAAATGGGACTGGTCAACCGCACGATGGTGACTCATTTCATCCTCTTAGGGTTCCCCAACACCGACGGCCTCCAGACCATCCTCTTCTTCACCTTCTCAGCCTTCTACCTCTGCACCCTGCTGGGCAACCTGCTCATCTTATCAGCCGTCTTCACTGATCGCTGCCTGCACAcgcccatgtatttcttcctgagCAACCTCGCCATGCTGGATATTGGAATCCCCTGCATTAGCACCCCAAAATTGCTGGCCATCCTCTGGAGTCAGAATAGAGTTATCTCATTGGGTGGGTGCATGTCCCAGATCTTCTTTGGGCACTTCCTGGGCAGCACCGAGTGCCTGCTCTATACGGTCATGGCTTACGACCGTTACGTGGCCATTTGTCATCCACTGCGCTACTTGCTTATCATGAACAGGAGGGTGtgcgccctgctggctgctggcaccTGGATCGCCAGCTCCATCCACGCCACCATCCTCACCAGCCTGACCTTCACACTGCCCTACTGCGGCTCCAATGTGGTGGACTATTTCCTCTGTGACATCTTCATGCtggtgaagctggcctgtgcTGACACACATGTCATCAAAACTGTGAGCCTCACCAACATTGGACTGGTGCCCATCGCCTGCTTCCTCCTCATCTTCACCTCCTACGTCCGGATCGTCTGCGCCCTGCTGAAGATGAACTCAGCCAACGCCTGGCGCACAGCGGCCTCCACTTGTACCTCCCACCTAGCCGTGGTAATGCTCTTCTTTGGACCATGCTTCCTTGTGTACACTCAGCCCCAGCTGAGCGAGGTGTTGGCGACGCCTGTTCAGATCTTCTGCAGTGTGGTGACGCCCATGCTCAACCCAGTAATCTACACCCTGAGGAACAAGGAGGTGAAAGCCTCTCTGAAAAAACTGGGAAGAGGTCGGATCCCTGCCTGCTGACGTGCGAGAGCTGCTGGGGTCACAAGCGGATTTGCATGGAAATGGATTTGCGCATCTCTCTGCATGGCTCTTCCTTGGCTTTTCTGGCACTCCAGGTCTCAAATTTCCATAGCAGTAACAGTGtgtcttattttgagttaacgATGCAGTGTACGTGTAGCCTCTCAGTTCCTTTCCATTGATGCAACACAGAAACTCCTCCAGTCCCTATTTAGGCACCTGGGAAAATTTCACGCCGTCTCTCAATTGGCTCCAAAGTCGATACGTCCCTTTCTGGTACCACTGAGCCTCAGGGTGGAATGAAACATTTTTATCCCGTGGGAGGGAAGTAAGTTGGATTTAATTTGAGAAAACACCACCAATAGGTTCCATACACAAACTATGAGCCAAAGACCCATTCCTGGATAGCTTGGGCAGCGCCCTTGTCCCCACAGGTTCTTATGGCCAACAACCCCAACTTCTCTTTACATGCCCAACCTTTCTCAGTACCCCCACCCGATTGCTGTCCTTGGCCAGCTCACATTCCCCATGTGTTATACGTGGATCATGGACGTTCTTTGACTGTCTCAGGAGTTACGTGTTTGTCACATTCATGTGATGAGAGTCTCGATTTGTCTGTACTGGATGTTTCCCAAAGAGGCCCCCATCtcagttggaggctgtaggtccTACCACATTATGGTAGGTCCTACCATAATACCGGTGATAAAAATAGTCCTAATCCAAACAAAACTACTGaaatgcagctccagctctgctttCCATGGCAACGAATCAAGGCACTCAGCTGATGCAAACCAAGAGTAAGTTCAGAGTCGGGGCCCTGTCCCAGTGAGAAGGCCTTGCCTGGGTACTCATTAGAAATTTGATTTTAATTAACTCCAAAGGCCATTGCCTCTGTGGGATGTGATGCCCAGGCTGGGGACAATACATCTCCTGAGTTTAAGTATCACGTCTGCTTCTGCCCCTGAATTCTGCCTCCCAAATAAGCTGCCCACCAGAAGAAGGGCAGGAAAGTTCAGTGATTTGAGGAATCTCCAGGTACCTTATTAACACTGTGATGCTAGGGCAGGGACCAATGGATCAATGAgatcatggatggaaaaatccctgagTGGTAGATTTGAGgcctggcaccagagggctgGTGTGAGGCCTGAGCTAAAGTTGTTAAAACTTTGCAGATATAAAATATAGTTGAGTTGTAAGCAGAAGGCCGGGCCTGGCTCCCAGGACCTGGCAGGACACGGCCTGAGTCTGCAGAAATGCACAGTCCTGAGTGGTGGTAGCAGAAGATCTCAAGGCCAGACACATCCCGAAAGGAGAACAGAGACAGGCTGAGCCATTGTAAGGAGAAGTTCACAAGAAGAGCCTGATGGGTAGAGAGGTTTGGATTGAAGCAACGTGTACAGAGTAACGAGGGGTCCTGGATATGTCAATGGAATGCAGATATGTCCCTTGTTTGTATTTGCATGTAAAGATGTGCCTCAGAAGTAATTTCTTTGACCAAAGGGAGAACGGAGAATTCCGCCATTTGATAAGCCAGTCCCTCGTTATAGactcgtagaacactagaactggaagggacctcaagaggtcatcaagttcagtcccctgccctcatggcaggaccaagcaccacctagaccatttTTGATAgatgtctctctaacctgctcttaaatatctctattGATGGAGATGCCAAGGACATACACGTGTGACTCTACCTGGTACCACTGAGCCAAGGCATTAGATCAGCCCTTGCC
The window above is part of the Carettochelys insculpta isolate YL-2023 chromosome 32, ASM3395843v1, whole genome shotgun sequence genome. Proteins encoded here:
- the LOC142004622 gene encoding putative olfactory receptor 10D4, which encodes MGLVNRTMVTHFILLGFPNTDGLQTILFFTFSAFYLCTLLGNLLILSAVFTDRCLHTPMYFFLSNLAMLDIGIPCISTPKLLAILWSQNRVISLGGCMSQIFFGHFLGSTECLLYTVMAYDRYVAICHPLRYLLIMNRRVCALLAAGTWIASSIHATILTSLTFTLPYCGSNVVDYFLCDIFMLVKLACADTHVIKTVSLTNIGLVPIACFLLIFTSYVRIVCALLKMNSANAWRTAASTCTSHLAVVMLFFGPCFLVYTQPQLSEVLATPVQIFCSVVTPMLNPVIYTLRNKEVKASLKKLGRGRIPAC